In the Neodiprion virginianus isolate iyNeoVirg1 chromosome 2, iyNeoVirg1.1, whole genome shotgun sequence genome, CAGAAGTGTCAACAACTGATTCCAGTCATCTTCCATCATTCAAGTATAATTGGTGAAACTGGCTGGATCTTCAGGgctaaacaaaaatttagtataaatatgcattgaaaagtcaagtataaaattgaaaatccgaaaaagtaataataaataaaatgaaaatcatatgGTTACATACCCGAGCTCACGAAATACCATATTTAGAACATTCTGTCCTCTATCACGCTGTAACAGCCACTCGCGACTCCACAATTTACGTTTTCGTTGTTTCAGTAGATGTCTACGTTTAAAAGCAGTTGCTACAGCTGACACGATAATTGCTTTCCTACGTCGAATTATTTCAGCCGCAATAGTTTGTTGCACTCGAGCGTCCATGGTACTGTTGAGGTTAGAAATGCTGGGACTACGTATTCGCCTATACTTTCTCTCTAGGCTCCCTGCACGCCAGCACGCCTAGCGACAAGCATCGTGTGAAGCCAACCCAACGAGGGTGCCATCGTTGCACCCAGCGCCACAGCCAACTTGGAACCCAGCGGTAAAATCTAGCAAGCAATCCAGCAGCAAAACAAGCGTCGTGTGCGAGGGGCTTAAATTCTGTTCTTTGCAAACCTATGTAATTCCGTGCCGAGTCGGTAAGTCGGGAAGTATAGGGCATACTGTCCCCATGGTTGACAGTCCTTTATGTAATTTTTAGTTACTGGTCGGGTCAACGTTTCCACCTATCTACTTCCATCGTGTGTCCATCTCTTTATAGATATCAGTATCATAGacaaaaaaaagcaaaaaatattaGATACATCAGCCCAGCCGCAGGCTGTCAACAAGTGTGATTGATGTTGGGAATTGTAAACAATACCCTGataccatcatcatcatcatttttaattcaaatatattgaCAGTTCTGCTTCTGCGGATAACGGGACACGTGATCAAACCTTGTTGCATTTAGATGGATTGTCCAATGTTAATTGGCAATTTGAGAAAGCCAAGAATTTATTGGTATCAGACGGATGCGGAAATCGTGATTCGTATAATGCTTCACGACGTGGACGATTACTTTCTTAGCGTAAGAACAGACGAGTTTGAATTCAGGTATGAAGGCTGCTAAACAATTTTGGTGGGTTTACCGTGCATCTGTTAATAATTGCCAGGATTGCATTGATCAATGTTTGATCTTTTCAGCACGTCTGTAGACGGCGTCGATTACTATATTTACCTGCATCTTTTTGGTGCAATCACTGCCGAGAAAACTATCCATAAAACAACTGGAAGAGAAGTCACAGTTTACCTTCCAAAAGTTCAAAAGTGTAAGCATGTACATAATCCATTACTAAATGTAGCTATTCCGGAGTCGATATCATCTAAAAGCTAGTATTTTATTCTGTTTCCAGGGACTCCCTGGCCAAggttaatttattcaagcaaAGCATGTCCACATATTTTTGTGGACCTTGATCACCTTGCGTCAATCAAACCCAAAAAAGAGATTGATTGGAATGGTATGATTGATtcgatattatatttaatgaACAATCTTTCTTAGCCTAGCAAATAACCAAATTTTATACATGcacaagtatatatatatatgcacaaaGAAAACCCTATACATTGCAAAGATCAAGAATTGACTGTTCAATATATTTCCAGAGAGAGAAGACTTTGCTACCTTCAAACGAAGACATAATATATCCTATATAAGGCCAGATGTACCATCTTCGGATGAAGATGAGTCTGCTGGAGAGGAGAACAATatgattttcgatttttaacaTCTCTTGAAGTGGATTAATAGAACTAGGTTCCAAATCTCATTCTAATGAGGTGTGAAGAGCAATCTACTTGGATTCACTGAAGCAAACTATTAAAAGGTACCAAAGTGTAATTAACGAATTTTCATGGGTaaatgaaatgtttcattAATTACCTAGCTAAATTCTTTTACTTGTATATGACGTTCGGCTGTTGCTAATACAGCAAAGCTTTATTTACAGTTCACAGTTATATCTAACCTATACGTTTTCTGATCGATCTGAGGTTATTAGGGGGGAATTAGTAGCCGGCGGACTCAACTTCTTTCAAATAGAATAATGTGGTAAATTTTAACACTTATAATCTTATCCTGTCAACATTGTCATACCTTACCTTTATTAACTTTAGCGTGGCTGTTCATTAATTGTGGCCACCAGCTTCAGCCCGATAAATTGCGAAACTCTGAAACCGTTATAAATTAGGTAGATTCGGTCAACTTTCGGCCTTTCTTTTCTCCGAGTTAATTTGTGATATTCTCTGTTCATCCCGTAAGTAAGATTTTTTACCTAGTTAAAAGTTAAGAATACAGCCTAgctgttgtatttttttttttttttttttacattgtttctacgaataaataaaaattattatcaataactGTATGCATGGTAGGCTTGCCCATAAATTACGTGATGTGAGTTTTtacgaccccccccccccccccctcgcccGTTCAAAATTGGAGAATTTATCTCAAATCATTATAATTGGAGGGTGAGAAATTGGAAGTTTTAATGGATTTTATAGACAAGAAACATGTGTATGTGTGGTAATATCAGTGACATGATCAGCACACACATGAGTTTTCAGAACGAAAAGTTTTATTGGACCGTTC is a window encoding:
- the LOC124298328 gene encoding putative protein PTGES3L; translation: MDCPMLIGNLRKPRIYWYQTDAEIVIRIMLHDVDDYFLSVRTDEFEFSTSVDGVDYYIYLHLFGAITAEKTIHKTTGREVTVYLPKVQKWTPWPRLIYSSKACPHIFVDLDHLASIKPKKEIDWNEREDFATFKRRHNISYIRPDVPSSDEDESAGEENNMIFDF